The following proteins are encoded in a genomic region of Methylobacterium tardum:
- a CDS encoding TadE/TadG family type IV pilus assembly protein, whose protein sequence is MRCLVWRFGRSDAGAGAVEFALIAPIMILVMFASIEIPRAVMTGQRLARSARTMADLISRQNLGSLDDVYAAGSAVTRPYDTSGMGVVLSAIGVYANGTSFVSKVCSSKAQNATPRDVNSTIGPAPAASQEAKARYVMAEVTYAYKPLFNILPALKNYAFSYTITWPIRKGTTYNGKPEVVLPDGKPCA, encoded by the coding sequence ATGCGCTGCCTGGTGTGGCGCTTCGGGCGCTCCGATGCCGGTGCCGGTGCCGTCGAGTTCGCTCTGATCGCCCCGATCATGATCCTGGTGATGTTCGCGTCCATCGAGATCCCGCGCGCCGTCATGACGGGTCAGCGGCTCGCACGGTCCGCGCGGACGATGGCGGACCTGATCAGCCGTCAGAACCTCGGATCGCTCGACGATGTCTATGCCGCGGGATCCGCGGTCACGAGGCCTTACGACACCTCCGGCATGGGCGTGGTCCTGTCCGCGATCGGCGTCTATGCGAACGGGACGTCCTTCGTCTCTAAGGTCTGCTCCAGCAAGGCGCAGAACGCGACACCGCGCGATGTGAACTCGACGATAGGCCCGGCACCTGCCGCAAGCCAGGAAGCGAAGGCGCGCTACGTGATGGCCGAGGTGACCTACGCCTACAAGCCGTTGTTCAACATCCTGCCGGCCCTGAAGAACTACGCCTTCAGCTACACGATCACTTGGCCGATCCGGAAGGGGACCACGTACAACGGCAAGCCCGAGGTCGTGCTGCCGGACGGGAAGCCATGTGCCTGA
- a CDS encoding L,D-transpeptidase, which yields MVEPGSIPPAGPGRVRSRFVAHARLAPLALVMGGCVEVEAQRGVIAPQPNAAFTAMYGARPDERFALPATDIADVDPRYFRQEVAYLRSEPPGTLVVDPGNKFLYLVRENGRALRYGVGVGRAGLAWSGSARVGRKAEWPRWTPTADMIAREPERNAPWRNGMAGGLGNPLGPRALYLFDGPRDTLYRIHGTTEPRTIGTNVSSGCIRMFNQDIIDLYGRVPVETRVVVLPAGEHVEPPEVLSTASAPMARADEPLLAQVSGAAPGRY from the coding sequence ATGGTCGAGCCTGGATCCATCCCTCCCGCCGGCCCAGGTCGGGTTCGTTCGCGGTTTGTGGCTCACGCTCGCCTTGCACCGCTCGCGTTGGTGATGGGCGGCTGTGTGGAGGTCGAGGCGCAGCGTGGGGTCATCGCACCGCAGCCGAACGCGGCCTTCACGGCCATGTACGGGGCTCGCCCCGACGAGCGCTTCGCCCTGCCGGCCACAGACATCGCCGATGTTGATCCGCGGTACTTTCGGCAGGAGGTCGCCTACCTGCGTTCCGAGCCACCGGGCACCCTCGTGGTCGATCCGGGCAACAAGTTCCTCTACCTTGTCCGCGAGAACGGACGAGCGCTGCGCTACGGCGTCGGCGTCGGTCGGGCCGGGCTTGCCTGGAGTGGATCGGCACGTGTGGGGCGCAAAGCCGAGTGGCCGCGCTGGACACCGACCGCCGACATGATCGCCCGCGAGCCGGAGCGGAACGCACCCTGGCGCAACGGCATGGCCGGCGGCCTCGGCAATCCGCTCGGACCCCGCGCCCTCTACCTCTTCGACGGCCCACGCGACACGCTCTACCGTATCCACGGCACGACCGAGCCGCGGACCATCGGTACGAACGTCTCCTCCGGCTGCATCCGGATGTTCAATCAGGACATCATCGATCTCTACGGTCGCGTTCCGGTCGAGACGCGCGTCGTCGTGCTGCCGGCAGGCGAACATGTCGAGCCTCCGGAGGTGCTCAGCACCGCCTCGGCACCTATGGCGCGGGCGGATGAACCTCTCTTGGCGCAGGTGTCCGGAGCGGCGCCGGGTCGATATTGA
- a CDS encoding putative quinol monooxygenase, producing MAGDRSTRRRVARHDGFRRGRSCRNQEFRQCLNRSTLSPAWHPGRDARQHWCRLSRRSCPQCSRSHGCLVYTAHDSRERPGTIVMYEVWESQAALDVHAAGPNFGALAARFGELLDEPLAIEHLRKID from the coding sequence GTGGCCGGCGACCGCTCAACACGTCGGCGTGTCGCGCGCCATGACGGTTTCCGGCGAGGCCGGAGCTGCAGAAATCAGGAATTCAGACAATGTCTCAACAGATCCACCTTATCGCCCGCTTGGCACCCCGGGAGGGACGCGAGGCAGCACTGGTGCAGGCTGTCGCGGCGATCGTGCCCGCAGTGCTCAAGGAGCCACGGCTGCCTCGTCTACACCGCCCACGACAGCCGCGAGCGGCCCGGCACGATCGTGATGTACGAAGTCTGGGAGAGTCAGGCCGCACTCGACGTCCACGCTGCCGGGCCCAACTTCGGCGCCCTCGCAGCCCGCTTCGGCGAGCTCCTCGACGAACCGCTCGCCATCGAGCATCTGCGCAAGATCGACTGA
- a CDS encoding TadE family protein has translation MPDARGSAAVEFAMLGLPFFAILGVVFQAGLHILTQQSLDDAVDRAARTLFTGEFQTGADGTPAADRMRSQMCRSLWFVGCSDLKLDVTSSATFASATQAQPYDDKAKNWNTAFGKTFTCPTGDAVVSITAAVPAPLYFSLLMPSGQAMPGGRQLLISTAIFRSEPYPAGSC, from the coding sequence GTGCCGGATGCACGCGGCTCGGCCGCCGTCGAGTTCGCGATGCTCGGCCTTCCGTTCTTCGCGATCCTGGGTGTGGTGTTCCAGGCCGGCCTCCACATCCTGACGCAGCAATCCCTCGACGATGCCGTCGACCGAGCAGCGCGGACGCTCTTCACCGGTGAGTTCCAGACGGGGGCGGACGGCACGCCGGCGGCGGACCGGATGCGAAGCCAGATGTGCCGGAGCCTCTGGTTCGTCGGCTGCTCGGACCTGAAGCTCGACGTGACCAGTTCCGCCACCTTTGCATCCGCGACCCAGGCGCAGCCGTACGACGACAAGGCGAAGAACTGGAATACGGCGTTTGGGAAGACGTTCACGTGCCCGACCGGCGACGCCGTCGTCAGCATCACCGCGGCCGTGCCGGCCCCCCTCTACTTCTCGCTCCTCATGCCGTCGGGCCAAGCGATGCCGGGCGGCAGGCAGCTCCTGATCTCGACCGCGATCTTCCGGTCGGAGCCCTATCCTGCGGGAAGCTGCTGA
- a CDS encoding LysR substrate-binding domain-containing protein: MRYPDLELDLLRAFVAVAETGSFTAAADVVHRSQSAVSQKVLRLEEILGRRVFDRTSRTLGLTPDGERLLVAARQMLEFNDRIMRTWREPAASGTLRLGVSEDFIPGQLPKLLARFSRLYPDLHIDLKTGLSCSLLEAYDGDRLDAVIAKRSGSNSRGRVIWREPLVWLASADYQLDFTRPARLVMLAPPCSYREMMIAALDTVRREWVAACTASSLMGVQAAVAGGLGVTLLGRSFVQEGMQILRAPELWPALPMTEVTVLGEDRAPDLVEPLIAFLSQSLAGHDALTLAA, from the coding sequence ATGCGGTACCCGGATCTGGAGCTCGACCTGTTGCGGGCCTTCGTTGCGGTGGCCGAGACCGGCAGCTTCACGGCCGCCGCCGATGTGGTGCACCGCTCGCAATCGGCTGTGAGCCAGAAGGTTCTCCGGCTGGAGGAGATCCTGGGGCGGCGCGTCTTCGACCGGACCAGCCGGACGCTCGGCCTGACCCCGGATGGCGAGCGCCTGCTCGTCGCGGCGCGCCAGATGTTGGAGTTCAACGACCGGATCATGCGTACGTGGCGCGAGCCGGCTGCGAGCGGCACCTTGCGTCTCGGCGTGTCCGAGGACTTCATCCCCGGCCAACTGCCGAAGCTGCTCGCGCGGTTCAGCCGGCTCTATCCCGACCTGCACATCGATCTGAAGACCGGTCTGAGCTGCAGTCTCCTGGAGGCTTATGACGGGGACCGCTTGGACGCGGTGATCGCCAAGCGGAGCGGCAGCAACTCCCGGGGACGTGTCATCTGGCGCGAACCGCTCGTCTGGCTGGCATCCGCCGACTACCAGTTGGACTTCACACGGCCCGCTCGGCTGGTGATGCTGGCACCACCCTGCAGCTACCGTGAGATGATGATCGCCGCCCTCGATACCGTCAGGCGGGAATGGGTCGCCGCCTGTACCGCCAGCAGCCTGATGGGCGTGCAGGCCGCGGTGGCGGGCGGGCTGGGGGTCACGCTGCTCGGCCGCTCCTTCGTGCAGGAGGGCATGCAGATCCTGCGGGCTCCGGAACTCTGGCCGGCCCTTCCCATGACCGAGGTGACGGTTCTGGGCGAGGATCGCGCGCCCGACCTTGTGGAGCCGCTGATCGCCTTCTTAAGCCAGAGCCTAGCCGGCCATGACGCGCTGACCCTTGCGGCCTGA
- a CDS encoding ABC transporter substrate-binding protein: protein MPLHRRSLLAGALTLGATQAFPGLSHAQARKLVFATFTGSWEEAHRAVLVPAFRKSTGGDIILDPMLSVDQIAKVQAARTNPPIDVMLHDPGPALTAIAQDLAEPYPVAQSAHYADLIADAQEPMGPAPFFQIVGLTYNPEKVKTPPTSWADLWKPEYKGRVGITNLNSTLGTGFLVEIARMHGGSETNVEPGFKALEALKPNLAAVAANPGALAALYQQEQVDIGPGNFNAIQILKARGVPVEFAAPKEGIIAFKTTIHIVKNTPVKEFAFKLIEAALSPEVQAKLMQSPYLIVPTNRKVAMEGEVQKVLAKDAEDLKRKSVFQDWAAINRSRSAWIERFNREIRV from the coding sequence ATGCCCCTGCACCGCCGCAGCCTCCTAGCCGGCGCCCTGACCCTCGGCGCGACGCAGGCCTTCCCCGGCCTGTCCCACGCCCAGGCCCGCAAGCTCGTCTTCGCGACCTTCACGGGCAGCTGGGAAGAGGCTCACCGGGCGGTGCTGGTCCCGGCCTTCCGCAAGAGCACGGGCGGCGACATCATCCTCGATCCGATGCTTTCGGTCGATCAGATCGCCAAGGTCCAGGCAGCCCGCACCAACCCGCCGATCGACGTAATGCTGCATGATCCCGGTCCCGCGCTCACGGCGATCGCCCAGGACCTCGCCGAGCCCTATCCGGTGGCTCAGTCCGCCCACTATGCGGATCTGATCGCGGACGCGCAGGAGCCGATGGGCCCGGCCCCGTTCTTCCAGATCGTCGGGCTGACCTACAATCCCGAGAAGGTGAAGACGCCGCCGACATCCTGGGCCGATCTGTGGAAGCCCGAATACAAGGGCCGGGTCGGCATCACCAACTTGAACTCGACGCTCGGCACCGGCTTCCTCGTGGAGATCGCCCGGATGCACGGGGGCTCGGAGACCAATGTCGAGCCCGGCTTCAAGGCGCTGGAGGCGCTGAAGCCTAATCTCGCCGCCGTCGCGGCCAATCCCGGCGCCCTGGCGGCCCTCTATCAGCAGGAGCAGGTCGATATCGGGCCAGGCAATTTCAACGCGATCCAGATCCTGAAGGCCCGGGGCGTGCCGGTAGAGTTCGCTGCGCCGAAGGAGGGCATCATCGCCTTCAAGACGACGATCCACATCGTCAAGAACACTCCAGTGAAGGAATTCGCCTTCAAGCTGATCGAGGCCGCCCTCTCGCCGGAGGTACAGGCCAAGCTGATGCAGAGCCCCTATCTGATCGTCCCGACCAACCGGAAGGTGGCGATGGAGGGCGAAGTCCAGAAGGTCTTGGCCAAAGACGCCGAAGATCTGAAGCGCAAGTCGGTGTTCCAGGATTGGGCCGCGATCAACCGCAGTCGGTCAGCCTGGATCGAGCGCTTCAATCGGGAAATCCGGGTGTGA
- a CDS encoding DMT family transporter → MKIGLGHISPLWFSASRFAVGAACLFAWQVMRRELRLPRRADLPVVASIGLLQMMLFTALGAIAMTHLPAGRSAILSYTTPIWVLPVAVVLFQEKISRRQWVGIALAGIAVLVLLNPHAIDWQDSRVVGANGLLIAASAAWAVCILHLRYGRTPSSAIQLAPWQMLLAAAVLAPLAYMAEGPFTGDGTGVFWACLAFVGPVATAFCFCAVNAASARLPASTTSTLMLAVPVTGLALSVAALNEEPSVDLILGAGAIILGIAASARRP, encoded by the coding sequence ATGAAGATCGGGCTCGGTCACATCTCGCCCCTGTGGTTCTCCGCGTCGCGCTTCGCGGTCGGGGCAGCCTGCCTGTTTGCATGGCAGGTGATGCGCCGGGAGTTGCGGCTGCCGCGGCGCGCGGACCTGCCTGTCGTCGCCTCGATCGGCCTGCTGCAGATGATGTTGTTCACGGCTCTGGGCGCAATCGCCATGACGCACCTGCCTGCCGGCCGGTCGGCGATCTTGAGTTATACGACGCCGATCTGGGTGCTCCCGGTCGCGGTCGTGCTGTTCCAGGAGAAGATCAGCCGGCGGCAGTGGGTTGGTATCGCCCTGGCCGGGATCGCCGTCCTCGTCCTGCTCAATCCGCACGCCATCGACTGGCAGGACAGTCGGGTTGTTGGCGCCAACGGCTTGCTCATCGCGGCTTCGGCGGCCTGGGCCGTGTGCATCCTGCATCTGCGCTACGGCCGAACGCCGTCGTCGGCGATCCAGCTCGCGCCCTGGCAGATGCTGCTCGCCGCCGCCGTGCTGGCGCCCTTGGCCTATATGGCTGAGGGGCCGTTCACCGGAGACGGCACAGGCGTGTTCTGGGCTTGCCTCGCCTTCGTCGGCCCGGTTGCGACCGCCTTCTGCTTCTGCGCCGTCAATGCCGCCAGTGCCCGGCTGCCAGCGAGCACGACCTCGACCCTGATGCTGGCCGTGCCGGTCACCGGGCTCGCGCTCTCGGTCGCGGCCCTGAACGAGGAACCGAGCGTCGACCTGATCCTGGGCGCAGGCGCGATCATCCTGGGCATCGCTGCAAGTGCGCGGCGTCCCTGA
- a CDS encoding LysR family transcriptional regulator: MNDLPTLTELKVLAAIATHRSFRKAADELELAPSTLSHMMSGLEARLGTRLLNRTTRSVSPTQAGERLVERLRPILQDLYGALAEVDASRDHPRGTLRITASETVSLLLLRTVIPVFLSRFPEMAVDLVAEPAFVDIVAEGFDAGFRLGEEVPRDMVGVRFGGASRMLAVSSPSYLEGRDLPRTPDDLSAHHCIRTRTPNGRSCKWEFERHGQVVVIDVPGALILNRAELMTEAAIRGLGIAFVPELVARHHLEAGVLTSLLEDWCPPYPGVFLYYPGHRHVPAGLRAFIDVLKAYPEGSVSVGAPRPLSA; encoded by the coding sequence ATGAATGATCTGCCGACCTTGACCGAACTGAAGGTGCTTGCCGCGATCGCGACGCACAGGAGCTTTCGGAAGGCTGCCGACGAGTTGGAGTTGGCGCCCTCGACCCTGAGCCACATGATGAGCGGCCTGGAGGCGCGGCTTGGTACGCGTCTGCTGAACCGGACCACCCGCAGCGTCTCGCCGACACAGGCTGGTGAGCGCTTGGTCGAGCGCCTGCGGCCCATCCTTCAGGATCTCTACGGAGCACTGGCCGAAGTCGATGCGTCGCGAGATCATCCCAGAGGGACACTTCGGATCACGGCATCCGAGACCGTCTCCCTGCTCCTGCTGCGGACCGTCATCCCGGTCTTCCTCAGCCGCTTCCCCGAGATGGCGGTCGACCTCGTGGCCGAGCCTGCCTTCGTGGACATCGTCGCGGAAGGCTTCGACGCGGGCTTCAGGCTTGGCGAAGAGGTCCCGCGCGATATGGTTGGGGTGCGGTTCGGAGGGGCCTCGCGCATGCTCGCGGTCTCATCGCCGTCCTATCTCGAAGGACGGGATCTGCCGCGCACGCCAGACGATCTATCGGCTCACCACTGCATTCGGACCCGGACGCCGAACGGCCGATCCTGCAAGTGGGAGTTCGAGCGTCACGGCCAAGTCGTAGTCATCGACGTTCCAGGGGCACTCATCCTCAATCGCGCGGAGTTGATGACCGAAGCCGCGATCCGCGGTCTGGGTATCGCGTTCGTTCCTGAACTGGTGGCCCGACATCATCTTGAAGCCGGCGTGCTCACGTCTCTTCTCGAAGACTGGTGCCCGCCTTACCCTGGCGTGTTCCTCTACTACCCGGGGCACAGACATGTCCCCGCCGGTCTTCGTGCCTTCATCGACGTCCTCAAAGCCTATCCTGAAGGAAGCGTGAGCGTGGGCGCGCCCAGGCCATTATCGGCCTAA
- a CDS encoding ABC transporter permease, whose amino-acid sequence MRLALPLGAFFLVFFLAPLALLLLVSFYADPGMTRFGLDQYARFLLDPFSLRVLGVTLWLGVEVTALTLLLGLPLALLLTWAPARLRGLLTLIVLLPLLTSVVVRTFAWIVILGRQGIVNASLLALGLTDTPLKLLYTEAGLVLALAQVQMPLMVLPLVTTLSRIDPNLADASAALGAGAWRTFLRVTLPLCLPGIVAGCLLTFAAAITAFITQSLIGGGQMLFMPMYLYQQASSLNNWPFAAAIAIVFLVAVLACVTVFNLVGRLSRGYAQA is encoded by the coding sequence ATCCGCCTCGCGCTGCCGCTCGGGGCGTTCTTCCTCGTCTTCTTCCTGGCGCCGCTGGCGCTCCTCTTGCTCGTCAGCTTCTACGCCGATCCGGGCATGACCCGGTTCGGCCTCGACCAATACGCCCGGTTCCTGCTCGACCCGTTCTCCCTGCGGGTGCTGGGCGTGACCCTGTGGCTCGGCGTTGAGGTCACGGCGCTGACCCTCCTGCTCGGCCTGCCGCTGGCGCTGCTCCTCACCTGGGCGCCCGCCCGGCTGCGCGGCCTGCTGACCCTGATCGTGCTGCTGCCCCTGCTCACCAGCGTGGTGGTGCGGACCTTTGCGTGGATCGTGATCCTCGGACGTCAGGGCATCGTCAACGCGAGCCTCCTGGCGCTCGGCCTGACAGATACGCCGCTGAAGCTGCTCTACACCGAGGCCGGTCTTGTCCTCGCGCTGGCGCAGGTGCAGATGCCGCTGATGGTCCTGCCGCTGGTGACCACCCTGTCGCGGATTGACCCGAACCTTGCCGACGCCTCGGCGGCGCTCGGGGCGGGGGCGTGGCGCACCTTCCTCCGGGTTACACTCCCGCTCTGCCTGCCGGGAATCGTGGCGGGCTGCCTGCTCACCTTCGCGGCGGCGATCACCGCCTTCATCACCCAGTCGCTGATCGGCGGCGGGCAGATGCTGTTCATGCCCATGTACCTGTACCAGCAGGCCTCGTCCCTCAACAATTGGCCGTTCGCGGCGGCGATCGCGATCGTCTTCCTCGTGGCGGTGCTGGCCTGCGTGACCGTCTTCAACCTCGTGGGCCGCCTGTCGCGCGGCTACGCGCAAGCCTGA
- a CDS encoding hydroxyisourate hydrolase: MTGLSIHAVDAATGRPAEGLRVRVLTAGDRRTVIAEGTLGADGTLAHPIVRARLAAGLYEVAFEIGEFVGQVGDGFLDVASIRFRITDPISHCHLPLKFTAFGIALFRGC; the protein is encoded by the coding sequence ATGACGGGCCTGTCCATCCATGCGGTCGATGCTGCAACCGGCCGGCCGGCCGAAGGCCTACGCGTGCGCGTTCTGACTGCTGGGGATCGACGGACGGTGATCGCGGAGGGCACGTTAGGCGCCGACGGGACGCTCGCGCATCCGATCGTGCGCGCACGGCTCGCCGCCGGTCTCTACGAAGTCGCCTTCGAGATCGGAGAGTTCGTCGGGCAGGTGGGCGACGGCTTCCTGGATGTGGCGTCCATTCGCTTCCGGATCACCGATCCCATCAGTCACTGTCATCTGCCGTTGAAATTCACGGCGTTCGGCATTGCCTTGTTCCGCGGCTGCTGA
- a CDS encoding SDR family oxidoreductase, with product MVRTWFITGVNSGFGREMAEQLLGRGERVAGTARRPDDIADLKAKYGTSFWTAQLDLTDTAAVADVVNRAFHHLGRIDVVVNNAGYGQFGAVEGLSDEQIARQIDTNLIGPIHVVRAALPHLRRQGGGRLIAMSSYGGQATHPGASLYHASKWGLEGFFDSVAAEVAPLGIGVTIVEPGAARTAFRTTAGTLLGADVDAYRNTSIGAMRAMLSNPDAIAKGDPGKMVQIIIDSVEIDPGPRRIALGGDAYTMIKRALVERLAALEAQKGAAFATDVAR from the coding sequence ATGGTTCGGACGTGGTTCATCACAGGTGTGAACAGCGGCTTCGGTCGCGAGATGGCGGAGCAACTGCTCGGACGCGGTGAGCGTGTGGCAGGTACGGCGCGCCGTCCGGACGATATCGCTGACCTGAAAGCTAAGTACGGCACGAGCTTCTGGACCGCACAGCTCGATCTGACGGACACAGCGGCAGTAGCGGACGTGGTGAACCGCGCATTCCACCATCTCGGACGGATCGATGTTGTCGTGAACAACGCCGGTTACGGCCAGTTTGGAGCGGTCGAAGGTCTGAGCGACGAGCAGATCGCGCGGCAGATTGATACCAATCTGATCGGGCCGATCCACGTGGTCAGGGCAGCCCTTCCGCACCTGCGCAGACAGGGCGGCGGACGCCTGATCGCCATGTCGTCTTACGGCGGCCAGGCTACCCATCCGGGCGCCTCCCTCTATCATGCAAGCAAGTGGGGTCTGGAGGGTTTCTTCGACTCGGTTGCGGCCGAGGTTGCACCCCTCGGCATCGGCGTCACGATTGTCGAGCCCGGTGCCGCACGCACCGCGTTCCGGACGACGGCCGGAACGCTGTTGGGCGCGGACGTCGACGCGTACCGGAACACGTCGATCGGCGCGATGCGTGCGATGCTCTCGAATCCCGACGCCATCGCGAAGGGCGATCCTGGCAAGATGGTTCAGATCATCATCGACAGCGTGGAAATAGACCCTGGACCGAGGCGGATCGCGTTGGGCGGAGATGCCTACACCATGATTAAGCGAGCGCTGGTCGAGCGCTTGGCCGCTTTAGAGGCACAGAAGGGTGCCGCCTTCGCGACTGATGTGGCGCGTTGA
- a CDS encoding amidase, with amino-acid sequence MTIKDCLNVAGFETCWGSRLYAGRMADEDETPILRLRAAGAVILAKTNVPELTVQGYTGNPVFGVTCNPWDPALTPGGSSGGAVAAVSAGIGPLAIGTDAGGSIRRPASHTGLVGLKPTAGRVPRQGGLPPIMLDLEVVGPMARTVDDLAAAMRILGAADPDAVLQTGFRPFGAAAVPERPLRILYVPAFGTAPVDSEIADSVAEAAGRLVGLGHRVEIGRFDAATAITEAWPILGQAGIAWLMRAHPDRLDALGPDIRVLAEAGAKLSANDLFDVQRMALALRQDLAALFAGHDLLMTPTAAALPWSAQETHPNRIAGVPVGPRGSATFTGFVNASGCPGISIPCRPSGAGLPIGFQLVAPWGGDETLVSVAATYEAAHPWPMLWEGTKA; translated from the coding sequence GTGACCATCAAGGACTGCCTGAACGTCGCCGGTTTCGAGACGTGCTGGGGTAGCCGGCTCTACGCGGGGCGAATGGCCGACGAGGACGAAACGCCGATCCTCCGCCTGCGCGCGGCCGGAGCGGTGATCCTGGCCAAGACCAACGTCCCGGAGCTGACCGTCCAGGGCTATACCGGCAACCCGGTCTTCGGCGTCACCTGCAACCCGTGGGATCCGGCGTTGACGCCGGGGGGCTCCAGCGGCGGCGCCGTCGCGGCGGTGTCGGCCGGGATCGGGCCGCTGGCAATCGGAACGGATGCAGGCGGCTCGATCCGCCGGCCCGCCTCCCATACCGGCCTCGTCGGCCTGAAGCCCACCGCTGGTCGGGTGCCGCGCCAGGGCGGCCTGCCGCCGATCATGCTCGACCTCGAAGTGGTCGGGCCGATGGCGCGCACGGTCGACGACCTCGCCGCGGCGATGCGGATCCTGGGAGCCGCCGATCCGGACGCCGTTCTACAGACTGGCTTCCGCCCGTTCGGCGCCGCTGCTGTACCGGAACGCCCGCTGCGGATCCTCTATGTCCCGGCTTTCGGAACCGCCCCGGTCGATTCCGAGATCGCCGACAGCGTCGCCGAGGCGGCGGGGCGGCTGGTCGGCCTGGGGCACCGGGTCGAGATCGGCCGTTTCGACGCGGCGACAGCCATCACGGAGGCCTGGCCGATCCTCGGTCAGGCCGGCATCGCGTGGCTGATGCGCGCGCATCCGGACCGGCTCGACGCGCTGGGTCCCGATATCCGCGTCCTTGCCGAAGCCGGCGCGAAGCTGTCGGCGAACGACCTGTTTGACGTGCAGCGGATGGCGCTGGCTCTGCGGCAGGACCTCGCCGCGCTGTTCGCTGGCCACGACCTCCTGATGACCCCCACGGCCGCCGCGCTGCCTTGGTCGGCGCAGGAGACCCACCCGAACCGCATCGCCGGCGTGCCGGTGGGTCCCCGGGGCTCGGCGACCTTCACGGGCTTCGTCAACGCCTCAGGTTGCCCCGGGATCTCCATTCCGTGCCGCCCTTCCGGTGCAGGGCTGCCGATCGGGTTCCAGCTCGTGGCTCCGTGGGGTGGTGACGAAACTCTCGTCTCGGTTGCGGCGACCTACGAAGCGGCCCATCCCTGGCCAATGCTCTGGGAGGGCACCAAGGCATGA
- a CDS encoding ABC transporter permease — protein MKTSMRRDVDWFSFHGTVLLLAGFCLVLLAAPTVIVVVVSFTSGFSLRFPPPGYSLRWYAALAEAEQLRAAAWNSLVVAGWTTLLSAVMGTAAALAIARSPRLSARLLDSLFLSPLVLPALAFGLAALMLFSLAGIPVSPLTLVLGHTVVCVPFVVRTTVAALSQMDPVLLESSTSLGASRLYTFRRVTLPMIRPGILAGGFIAFMSSFDNVPVSLFLRDAATDMLPIRMWQDLEGRLDVTVAAASSLLILVTVVLAVVMERVAGLSRRLAG, from the coding sequence ATGAAGACGAGCATGCGGCGCGACGTCGACTGGTTCAGCTTCCACGGCACCGTCCTGCTGCTCGCCGGCTTCTGCCTCGTCCTGCTCGCGGCGCCGACCGTGATCGTCGTGGTGGTCTCGTTCACCAGCGGCTTCTCCCTGCGCTTCCCACCGCCCGGCTACTCCCTGCGCTGGTACGCAGCGCTGGCGGAGGCCGAGCAGCTTCGGGCCGCCGCCTGGAATAGCCTCGTGGTGGCGGGATGGACGACCCTCCTGTCGGCGGTCATGGGGACCGCCGCCGCGTTGGCCATCGCCCGGTCGCCGCGGCTCTCCGCCCGGCTCCTCGACAGCCTGTTCCTGTCGCCGCTCGTCCTGCCGGCGCTCGCCTTCGGGCTCGCCGCCCTGATGCTGTTCAGCCTCGCCGGCATCCCGGTCTCGCCGCTAACCCTCGTCCTCGGCCACACCGTGGTGTGCGTGCCCTTCGTGGTCCGCACCACCGTCGCGGCCCTGTCGCAGATGGACCCGGTGCTGCTCGAGAGCTCGACCTCTCTGGGCGCCTCACGCCTCTACACCTTCCGCCGAGTGACCCTGCCGATGATCCGGCCCGGCATCCTCGCCGGCGGCTTCATCGCCTTCATGTCGAGCTTCGACAACGTCCCGGTCTCGCTGTTCCTGCGCGATGCCGCCACCGACATGCTGCCGATCCGCATGTGGCAGGATCTGGAGGGCCGCCTCGATGTCACAGTGGCAGCGGCCTCCAGCCTGCTGATCCTGGTCACCGTGGTGCTGGCGGTCGTGATGGAACGGGTCGCCGGTCTGTCCCGTCGGCTGGCCGGCTGA